Below is a window of Bifidobacterium asteroides DNA.
GATTTCGTGGTCTACGCCGATCCCCGGGGGGATCTGGAACCTACGGCCGACCAGGTGCGGTGGCTGTGTGACCGGCATTTCGGGGTCGGAGCCGACGGGGTGATTCGGCTGACCCACCCGGCCGATGTCAGCGACTTGGACCAGGCGCAGGTGGATGCTTGTGACCGTTTCGGCTGTCAGTGGTTCATGGACTACCGCAACGCGGACGGATCACTGGCGCAGATGTGCGGCAACGGGACGCGGGCTATCACCCTCTTCGCTCAGAAGCAGGGGCTGACGCCAACTATGGAGGGGTCCTCCTTCCTGCTGGGGACCCGAGCCGGGGTCAAGCGGATTGTCTCGTGCAGTCCGATGAAGTGCGATGGCGAGCATGTGTTCATGGTCAAGGTCGGGGCCTGGCGGATGGGGCCGGTGGGGCAACAGCTGATTGACGGCGGCGCCCTAGGAGGCTCGGCTCCTGGCACCATGGTGGATATGGGCAATCCCCACGCAGTCGTTCTGACGGCAGTCGCTGCCGAGTTGGAGGCCAGCGGGTTGCCGGGGACCGTGGCCGACCTGCTGGCCAGGACCGATCTGCCTGATCCGGGCGATCTGGACCTGTCGGCCCCGCCGCGAGTCAGGCCCGGGCTTGCCGAGGGGCAGAATGTGGAATTCCTGCGTCTGGATGCCCTGGATGCCGACAATGGCAGCGGTCGGGCGACCATGAGGGTTTATGAGCGAGGCGTGGGCGAGACCCTGTCCTGCGGGACGGGCCTATGCGCCAGCGGCGTGCTGCTGCGAGCCCTGACTGGAGTCGATCATTGGACCATCCATGTGGGCGGGGGCTGTCTGAAGGTGGATGTGGATCCGCAGGATGTGTGGCTGACCGGACCGGCCAGAATGGTCGCCCGTCTGACCCTGGAGCACGTGCCAGGCTGCTGATCAGCCGAAGAGGGCAGAGCCTTCCACAGCCAAGACGATGGTTGCCAAGGCAACCAGCCAGATCAGATCGACCATCAGATCGAAGTGCCGCTGGTAGTAGATCTGCAGCCATCCCGACCTCTTGCGCGGAAGACCCTGCTGGGTCACCGTGGCGTGGCTGAAAGCCATGAATTGCAGGCTGGTGGCGAAGGTCATGACCAGGCACCAAGGGCATAGGGCGTGGATGACGAAGAGCGACTGGGTGAACAGCCAGAGCGCATAGGCCAGAGCGGCGAGCGAGGCCAGCCAGGTCCCTGTTGCCAGCAGCGCGGGCATCTTGATCCGGCAAAGGCCCACAACGGCCAGCGTCAGAAAGACGGATTCAGCGATCAGTCCAAGGAAGGCATTGGGAACCGGCAGGGTGCCCAGACGAAACAGCTCGGCCTGGGGTGAGTGGGCCACAGCTGAGCAGGAGACCACTGAGTTGATGTCACAGCTGAGCTGGCCCTGAGGGTGACGTGCCAGCTGCAGGGTTTCCGCTGACAGAACCAGGCTGGCGTAGAGGGTTGCAAGTGAGGCCAGGGCGGCAATCAGATAGCTGGAAGGGGCTGAAGAGGTCGATTCACTCATGGGGTCCATCACCTCAATGGCTGGGGAGGTTCTCTGGGACAGGAACGCGTTCACGAGTTTAGGATGGAGGCATGACGCATGAGGATACTGCCACGGTTTCCGGGTGGGATCTGCACTGCCACACCGTGTTCTCGGACGGCACCGTGACGCCCAGGGGGATGGTCGAGCAGGCGCAGCAGCTGGGTCTGGAAGGTTTGGCCATCACCGACCATGACACCAATGCGGGCTGGGATCAGGCCCGTCAGGTTGCCCAAAACTTGGGGATGCCACTGTTGCCGGGCACTGAAATCACCGCGCAGGATGGTCGTGTCTCGGTTCACATGCTGGCCTACCTCTATGATCCGGAGGATCCGGTCATCGCCAGGCTCTTTGCCAAGACCAGGGAGGCCAGGCTGGCTAGAACCAGGACCATGGTCGAGCAGATTTCCCGAGATTATCCGATCACCTGGCAAAATGTGCTGGACCAGGTCAAGGAGGGATCGAAGACAACGGTGGGCCGTCCGCATATTGCCGACGCTCTGGTAAAGGCCGGTGTCTATGCCGACCGCAGCCAGGCTTTCGCCGGGGTCTGCTCCTCCAGAAGCGCCTACTACCTCCCCACGCCCTCGCCGACCACCCACCAGGTGCTGGCAGCCGTTAACCATGCGGGGGGCGTTTTGGTCATTGCTCACCCGGGTGCGGTCAGCCGCAATCCCGTCCTGCTTTCCGACCAGCAGATCGCCGCGCTGGCCAGAAAGGGCCTGGGAGGCTTGGAGGTCTGGCACCGGGACAATCCGCCCGAGCAGCGTCGACGGCTGTTGGCTCTGGCTCAGCGCTGGGGGTTGCTGGTGACCGGCGGATCGGACTGGCACGGCCAAGGCAAACCCAATCACATGGGGGAGAACAGCACCAGCGACGAGGTGGTGGCCCGAATCGTGGACAGGGCCCGGGGGAGCCATCCGGTGGCCTGGAAGGGTTAACGGATACGAATCGGGGGCGGTCGGACCACAAGGATCCTGCCGCCCCCGTCAGGCGATCACAGCCTCAGTCGGAGGAGCCTCCCAGAACGCCGAAGCCCACAGGATGGGTGGTGTCGGAACCAACCACTGCGTAGCCTAGCGACTCCTTGGGAACGATGATGTGCCGACCCTTGTCGTCCACCAAATCGATGGGTCCGCCCTCGTTCAGTGCCTGGGCGATGTGGGCAGCCACCTCGTCCGCCTTGGCGTTGGTGCTGAAGCTGACCGTGCGGGCCACATTTTTGATGCCGAATTCGATATCCATCGTTACCTCCAAGGTTTTTCTCCGTCGCCCAGACCTGCCGGTCCACGGATCTTCCGGTCTCATTATTCGCTGACCCTGGTGATTACGCTCTAAGCGTCCTCGTGGGGCTCCTCCTGGGGAGAGCTCGTCTCTGGCGGCGATGCCGATGCTTGTCCGTCTGTGGTGAGTGTGGGGATCTGCTCGGGCAGAGGTTTTCTGGGAAGGACGATGGTCTCTGTCTGATCGTTTGCAAGAGCCTGAGTTGACGAAGCATCATGCGGCTGGGAAACGGCGTCTCCTGAATCAGCGGCGTTCGAGGGCTGGTCATCTCCGGACGAGTGGCTTATTGCAGCCTGCGAATCCGCTTCGCCATCTGCATCCCCGTCGCTGGGGGCTGGGTTGCCGATGCCGCGGAAGTGATCGCTCAGGCCTGAGTCTTCGTCTTGGGCAGCAGGAGCAACAGCTGACTGCTTGCGTTGATCGTCACTGCCAAGGTCTGTGCTCTGGCCCTGCCCAATGGGCTTATTCCTGGCATCGGAGTGCCCCATGGCGGTCTGGGCCACAGCCAGATCAGCCATTTCCGCCCTGTTGATGGCGATGGTGGCTGAGCTTTCATCGGACGCTTCTGTCGGGGCGGGGTCCGGTTCTGGTGTCGGATTCTCCAGCAGCTCGGCTACAGAGGGGGCTTCAGCATTATCGTCGCCCAGCAGGGTGCCTACGGTGATGGTGGAGGGTGCACCGGCAGGTGACGGACTTGGCGTCTGCTCCTGGCGACGGGTGCGCTGGACCTGCTCATGATCGCCTAGCTGCTGGGCCAGGCGCTCAACCTGGGCTTTGAATTGGATGATCCGTTCGTTGTCCGCATGATCCAGGGCGGTGATGAAGTCGCCCACCTGCTCCATCTGCAGCCAGAGGTTGGCTCGGAGCATGATCAGGTCGTCCAGCCGAGCCCCCATCATCCTGCCGTAGGCTGCAATGACTGCATTGCGGCGGGATCCGTCCAGCTTGGCGAAGATCCAGGCCAGATCACGGGCAGGATCGTTGACCTGCATATCCTGCCAGCCGTAGAGTCCGCTCAGCCCGGAGCCTGCATAGAGCAGGTCTCCATCGGAGAAGCCTCCGTGCACGGTGCAGGTTTCAAAGGACCAGAGTCCGTCGGTCGCCACGATGGAGGCCCAGGAATCGGTGATTTCCTTGGGCACGTGGCCATCCATGCGCAGCCGCTTGATCCATCCCCGCAGTTGGGCTGCGATTTGAGCGGTGGAGAAGACCGGATATCCGTGGGTTTTCAGAAAATCAGGACGCACCCGGTGGATGGCGCCGATGGCGGTGCCTGCGGCGGTGCATTCGTTCAAGGTCAGCAGATGAAGGGGACGGATTCGGCCTGGGCAGTGGGTCATGACGGCAACAGCGGTGGTGCCGGTCGGACTATCGGCCCTCTCCCCGGGCTGGTAGGCCAATATGCGCTCGACCCGGAAGCCCGTGGCCGCTATCTCTTTGGCATCGGCCAGGGCCTGAGCCGCCTTGACCCGAGCGGCCAGCCGACGTTTGCCGGCCTCCGAGCTGGTGGCCCAG
It encodes the following:
- a CDS encoding PHP domain-containing protein, with translation MTHEDTATVSGWDLHCHTVFSDGTVTPRGMVEQAQQLGLEGLAITDHDTNAGWDQARQVAQNLGMPLLPGTEITAQDGRVSVHMLAYLYDPEDPVIARLFAKTREARLARTRTMVEQISRDYPITWQNVLDQVKEGSKTTVGRPHIADALVKAGVYADRSQAFAGVCSSRSAYYLPTPSPTTHQVLAAVNHAGGVLVIAHPGAVSRNPVLLSDQQIAALARKGLGGLEVWHRDNPPEQRRRLLALAQRWGLLVTGGSDWHGQGKPNHMGENSTSDEVVARIVDRARGSHPVAWKG
- a CDS encoding DUF3107 domain-containing protein, whose amino-acid sequence is MDIEFGIKNVARTVSFSTNAKADEVAAHIAQALNEGGPIDLVDDKGRHIIVPKESLGYAVVGSDTTHPVGFGVLGGSSD
- the dapF gene encoding diaminopimelate epimerase, whose amino-acid sequence is MSIPRTVYKMQATGNDFVVYADPRGDLEPTADQVRWLCDRHFGVGADGVIRLTHPADVSDLDQAQVDACDRFGCQWFMDYRNADGSLAQMCGNGTRAITLFAQKQGLTPTMEGSSFLLGTRAGVKRIVSCSPMKCDGEHVFMVKVGAWRMGPVGQQLIDGGALGGSAPGTMVDMGNPHAVVLTAVAAELEASGLPGTVADLLARTDLPDPGDLDLSAPPRVRPGLAEGQNVEFLRLDALDADNGSGRATMRVYERGVGETLSCGTGLCASGVLLRALTGVDHWTIHVGGGCLKVDVDPQDVWLTGPARMVARLTLEHVPGC
- a CDS encoding vitamin K epoxide reductase family protein, which codes for MSESTSSAPSSYLIAALASLATLYASLVLSAETLQLARHPQGQLSCDINSVVSCSAVAHSPQAELFRLGTLPVPNAFLGLIAESVFLTLAVVGLCRIKMPALLATGTWLASLAALAYALWLFTQSLFVIHALCPWCLVMTFATSLQFMAFSHATVTQQGLPRKRSGWLQIYYQRHFDLMVDLIWLVALATIVLAVEGSALFG
- a CDS encoding phosphotransferase, producing MSERTKLTLAALASATMPEVPMTGARDCDQLSSLDRTQGVDCAVVQDATGNVYDVWATSSEAGKRRLAARVKAAQALADAKEIAATGFRVERILAYQPGERADSPTGTTAVAVMTHCPGRIRPLHLLTLNECTAAGTAIGAIHRVRPDFLKTHGYPVFSTAQIAAQLRGWIKRLRMDGHVPKEITDSWASIVATDGLWSFETCTVHGGFSDGDLLYAGSGLSGLYGWQDMQVNDPARDLAWIFAKLDGSRRNAVIAAYGRMMGARLDDLIMLRANLWLQMEQVGDFITALDHADNERIIQFKAQVERLAQQLGDHEQVQRTRRQEQTPSPSPAGAPSTITVGTLLGDDNAEAPSVAELLENPTPEPDPAPTEASDESSATIAINRAEMADLAVAQTAMGHSDARNKPIGQGQSTDLGSDDQRKQSAVAPAAQDEDSGLSDHFRGIGNPAPSDGDADGEADSQAAISHSSGDDQPSNAADSGDAVSQPHDASSTQALANDQTETIVLPRKPLPEQIPTLTTDGQASASPPETSSPQEEPHEDA